One stretch of Oncorhynchus tshawytscha isolate Ot180627B linkage group LG19, Otsh_v2.0, whole genome shotgun sequence DNA includes these proteins:
- the bmt2 gene encoding S-adenosylmethionine sensor upstream of mTORC1 isoform X3: protein MGDFEKIWREHCEDEQTLSEYALAMRNLADNHWAKTCEGEGRIEWCRSVCQEYFQDGGMKRMLEKDEKSARLAMAMSATALSDQPYSSSIPRSIPQLGKMRLLDVGSCFNPFLKFDEFLTVGIDIVPAVESVYKCDFLNLQLQQPLQLAGDTVEAFLRQLRSPIDSLPAQLFHVVVFSLLLSYFPSPYQRWICCKKAHELLELHGLLLIITPDSSHQNRHTLMMRSWRVAVESLGFRRCKYIKFSHMHLIAFRKVSLATTSDLVSRNYPEMLYIPQDFQSPEEEDYTDVPVQVRSDFEDDQLAWGFMELPDTPYDSDSGESQSSSVPFLHELEDPILLQS, encoded by the exons A TGGGGGATTTTGAGAAGATCTGGCGAGAGCACTGTGAAGATGAACAGACTCTGAGTGAATACGCCCTGGCCATGAGGAACCTGGCTGACAACCACTGGGCCAAGACCTGCGAGGGAGAGGGACGTATCGAGTGGTGTCGCAG TGTTTGCCAGGAGTATTTTCAGGATGGTGGGATGAAAAGAATGTTGGAGAAGGATGAGAAGAGTGCCAGGCTTGCCATGGCCATGTCGGCCACAGCTCTGAGTGACCAGCCCTATAGCTCCTCTATCCCCAG GTCCATCCCCCAGCTTGGTAAAATGAGGCTGCTGGACGTTGGCAGCTGTTTTAACCCCTTCCTGAAGTTTGACGAGTTCCTCACAGTCGGTATTGACATAGTGCCTGCGGTCGAG AGTGTATACAAGTGTGACTTCCTCAACCTCCAGCTCCAGCAGCCTCTGCAACTGGCTGGCGACACAGTGGAAGCCTTCCTGAGACAGCTGCGTAGCCCCATCGACTCCCTGCCCGCCCAGCTCTTCCACGTAGTggtcttctctctgctcctgtcCTACTTCCCCTCGCCTTACCAGCGCTGGATCTGCTGCAAGAAGGCCCACGAGCTGCTGGAACTGCACGGCCTGCTGCTCATCATCACCCCAGACTCCTCCCACCAGAACCGCCACACCCTCATGATGCGCAGCTGGCGCGTGGCGGTGGAGTCGCTTGGCTTCAGGCGCTGCAAGTACATCAAGTTCTCCCACATGCACCTCATCGCCTTCCGCAAGGTGTCCCTGGCCACCACCAGTGACCTGGTCAGCCGTAACTACCCCGAGATGCTCTACATTCCTCAGGACTTCCAATCCCCCGAGGAGGAGGACTACACTGACGTGCCAGTTCAGGTGCGCTCCGACTTCGAGGACGACCAGCTGGCGTGGGGCTTCATGGAGCTGCCCGACACGCCATATGACTCGGATAGCGGAGAGAGCCAGAGCAGCTCTGTGCCCTTCCTACACGAGCTGGAGGACCCCATTCTACTGCAGAGCTGA
- the bmt2 gene encoding S-adenosylmethionine sensor upstream of mTORC1 isoform X2, giving the protein MGDFEKIWREHCEDEQTLSEYALAMRNLADNHWAKTCEGEGRIEWCRSVCQEYFQDGGMKRMLEKDEKSARLAMAMSATALSDQPYSSSIPRSIPQLGKMRLLDVGSCFNPFLKFDEFLTVGIDIVPAVESVYKCDFLNLQLQQPLQLAGDTVEAFLRQLRSPIDSLPAQLFHVVVFSLLLSYFPSPYQRWICCKKAHELLELHGLLLIITPDSSHQNRHTLMMRSWRVAVESLGFRRCKYIKFSHMHLIAFRKVSLATTSDLVSRNYPEMLYIPQDFQSPEEEDYTDVPVQVRSDFEDDQLAWGFMELPDTPYDSDSGESQSSSVPFLHELEDPILLQS; this is encoded by the exons TGGGGGATTTTGAGAAGATCTGGCGAGAGCACTGTGAAGATGAACAGACTCTGAGTGAATACGCCCTGGCCATGAGGAACCTGGCTGACAACCACTGGGCCAAGACCTGCGAGGGAGAGGGACGTATCGAGTGGTGTCGCAG TGTTTGCCAGGAGTATTTTCAGGATGGTGGGATGAAAAGAATGTTGGAGAAGGATGAGAAGAGTGCCAGGCTTGCCATGGCCATGTCGGCCACAGCTCTGAGTGACCAGCCCTATAGCTCCTCTATCCCCAG GTCCATCCCCCAGCTTGGTAAAATGAGGCTGCTGGACGTTGGCAGCTGTTTTAACCCCTTCCTGAAGTTTGACGAGTTCCTCACAGTCGGTATTGACATAGTGCCTGCGGTCGAG AGTGTATACAAGTGTGACTTCCTCAACCTCCAGCTCCAGCAGCCTCTGCAACTGGCTGGCGACACAGTGGAAGCCTTCCTGAGACAGCTGCGTAGCCCCATCGACTCCCTGCCCGCCCAGCTCTTCCACGTAGTggtcttctctctgctcctgtcCTACTTCCCCTCGCCTTACCAGCGCTGGATCTGCTGCAAGAAGGCCCACGAGCTGCTGGAACTGCACGGCCTGCTGCTCATCATCACCCCAGACTCCTCCCACCAGAACCGCCACACCCTCATGATGCGCAGCTGGCGCGTGGCGGTGGAGTCGCTTGGCTTCAGGCGCTGCAAGTACATCAAGTTCTCCCACATGCACCTCATCGCCTTCCGCAAGGTGTCCCTGGCCACCACCAGTGACCTGGTCAGCCGTAACTACCCCGAGATGCTCTACATTCCTCAGGACTTCCAATCCCCCGAGGAGGAGGACTACACTGACGTGCCAGTTCAGGTGCGCTCCGACTTCGAGGACGACCAGCTGGCGTGGGGCTTCATGGAGCTGCCCGACACGCCATATGACTCGGATAGCGGAGAGAGCCAGAGCAGCTCTGTGCCCTTCCTACACGAGCTGGAGGACCCCATTCTACTGCAGAGCTGA
- the tmem168b gene encoding transmembrane protein 168, producing MFRLRYCVSHCLHAAMTRLEEVNGEVNMWSSVRCLGYLSGLNLLVALCLGLYVRWEKTEEPMILIIFVLALFVLGIASILYYYFSMERVSLSLLHLWFGFLLGLLCFLNNSTLESNIKEQATNYLLLASVVLRTLWALLERMCGCTRYRPAFLTSAEALELAGFAIASTVLFIQKSMSVVVLVVALATLMVALRMKALLALPNLVCFSIITAVLFFKALGITTNPFALACFFSQLICDPLLDVYFSGLSVTERWLPYLAWRGLWRRLSLLPLLLAEVGFWILAALKLVDLDRWYLMIPGFMLSGVFWAICHVVFIITLWGFHTKLSDCQRVCLAQGAGSSCLDKVMASKGVRHFCLISERLVLFSLVSTVILAALSWQSSSSIFMSMLLLVLALESLFHGLFYELGNCLGGTCVGYAVVIPTNYCSPDGQPTLLPPDQVHMLNMHSTGMLNSIQNFFSHHMIETFGCDYSTSGVTLEALQVKLKAFMELCTADGPRHDTYVVFYSGHTHRSGEWALAGGGTLQLDKILEWWREKNNDSCSRLILVLDSENSLPWVKEVRKVGGLYVAVQGAQLARATDIELQDTPQLGDFTSQWVEYNCNADSTVQWSERGRTVTAAYGISKHWSDYTLHLPTESDVTQHWRMYFPRMTYPVVQLALWCGGLNLLWLCSVCLRCLKRVKLNWFPPAILDTGQGFKLVKS from the exons ATGTTTCGCTTACGGTACTGTGTCAGTCACTGTCTGCATGCAGCGATGACCAGACTGGAGGAGGTCAACGGAGAGGTCAACATGTGGTCCTCTGTCAGATGTCTTGGCTACCTGTCTGGTCTGAACCTGCTTGTGGCTCTCTGCCTGGGGCTCTATGTGCGATGGGAGAAGACTGAGGAACCCATGATCCTCATCATATTTGTTCTGGCCCTGTTTGTCCTCGGTATAGCAAGCATACTGTACTATTACTTCAGCATGGAAAGAGTCAGCCTGAGCCTCCTCCACCTGTGGTTTGGCTTCCTGCTTGGCCTCCTGTGTTTCCTCAACAACTCCACTCTGGAGAGCAACATCAAAGAGCAAGCCACCAACTACCTCCTGCTGGCCAGTGTTGTCTTGAGGACACTGTGGGCTCTGCTGGAGAGGATGTGTGGCTGCACCAGGTACCGCCCTGCCTTCCTCACCTCAGCAGAGGCCCTGGAGCTAGCAGGCTTTGCCATCGCCAGTACTGTCTTATTCATCCAGAAGTCCATGAGCgtagtggtgctggtggtggccCTGGCTACTCTGATGGTGGCCCTGCGCATGAAGGCTCTCCTGGCCCTGCCCAACCTGGTCTGCTTCTCCATCATCACTGCGGTGCTGTTCTTCAAGGCTCTGGGCATCACCACCAACCCCTTCGCCCTGGCATGTTTCTTCAGCCAGCTGATCTGCGACCCCTTGCTGGATGTGTACTTCAGTGGGCTGTCGGTGACCGAGCGCTGGCTGCCCTACCTTGCCTGGAGGGGGCTGTGGCGCAGGCTGTCCCTCCTGCCTTTGCTGCTGGCGGAG GTGGGCTTCTGGATCCTGGCAGCCCTGAAGCTGGTGGACCTGGACCGGTGGTACCTGATGATTCCGGGCTTCATGCTGAGTGGGGTGTTCTGGGCCATCTGTCACGTGGTGTTCATCATCACTCTGTGGGGCTTCCACACCAAGCTTAGTGACTGCCAGAGGGTGTGTCTGGCCCAGGGAGCCGGGAGCAGCTGCCTAGACAAGGTTATGGCCTCTAAAGGAGTCAGACACTTCTGTCTCATCTCTGAACGCCTGGTGCTCTTCAGTCTGGTGTCCACTGTCATCTTGGCTGCTTTATCATGGCAG tcctCCAGCAGTATCTTTATGAGTATGCTCCTGCTGGTCCTGGCTCTGGAGTCTCTGTTCCACGGCCTCTTCTATGAGCTGGGGAACTGCCTAGGCGGCACATGTGTGGGGTATGCAGTGGTCATCCCCACCAACTATTGCAG TCCTGATGGGCAGCCCACTCTGTTACCTCCAGACCAGGTACATATGTTGAACATGCATTCCACGGGCATGTTGAACAGTATACAGAATTTCTTCTCCCACCACATGATCGAGACGTTCGGCTGCGACTACTCCACCAGCGGGGTGACTCTGGAAGCCCTACAGGTGAAGCTCAAAGCCTTCATGGAGCTCTGCACAGCCGATGGGCCTCGCCACGACACCTATgtggtgttctacagtgggcatACCCACCGCAGCGGGGAGTGGGCACTAGCAG GGGGGGGCACCCTTCAACTGGATAAGATCCTGGAATGGTGGAGGGAGAAGAACAATGACTCCTGCTCCCGCCTCATCCTGGTCCTGGACAGTGAGAACTCCCTACCCTGGGTGAAGGAGGTAAGGAAGGTGGGGGGGCTTTATGTGGCGGTGCAGGGGGCCCAGCTAGCCCGAGCCACGGATATTGAGCTCCAGGACACCCCCCAGCTTGGGGACTTCACCTCTCAGTGGGTGGAGTACAACTGCAATGCAGACAGCACCGTCCAGTGGTCAGAGAGGGGAAGGACTGTCACCGCTGCCTACGGCATCTCTAAGCACTGGAGTGATTACACACTGCACCTGCCCACAGAAAGTGATGTCACTCAACACTGGAGGATGTACTTCCCCAGGATGACCTACCCCGTGGTCCAGTTAGCGCTCTGGTGTGGGGGGCTGAACCTGCTTTGGCTATGCAGTGTCTGCCTACGGTGCCTCAAAAGGGTCAAACTCAACTGGTTTCCCCCAGCCATACTAGACACTGGCCAAGGATTCAAGTTGGTCAAATCTTAG
- the znf277 gene encoding zinc finger protein 277 isoform X1 has translation MAACVEKKMNSGTCHYLWITQIINPYDSIRDEQEWILEPLCFPEQPATDIGTNSSSHHDMEVVTCVLCSHSAPLSEKDRLLKHLVLVHKLVIADVKLIADFPKYMEYWKNRISEQPITDFCSVIKTNSQGPVEKQEHYFLLCDVLPEDRVLREHLQQKRLEEILEQQQRERDDDSFQRICMFCNDEFNGNRSSLLNHMAREHSFNVGLPDNIVYCVEFLDHLQSKLDNLQCLYCEKTFRDKTTLKDHMRKKQHRRINGNNSEYDCFYIINYLELGKTWEEVQSEDDREMEDEDDDWSDWQAHPVCAVCLFCEQQSESMEKIYTHMEETHGFDLHKLKTELNLRFYQQVKLVNYIRREIHQCRCYGCQEKFGSKPEVIRHVMEAGHVMQLPETSTWDQPQYYFPTYENDALLCALSDSDSESEHTGPWRDVPVIAEDISNLKVLKQTSVLSHLLKNTDSSS, from the exons ATGGCTGCCTGCGTGGAGAAAAAAATGAATTCAGGTACGTGTCACTATCTCTGGATAACGCAAATAATTAACCCATATGACTCTATAAGAG ATGAACAGGAGTGGATACTGGAGCCTCTGTGTTTCCCTGAGCAGCCTGCTACAGACATCGGCACCAACTCATCCTCTCATCATGACATGGAGGTGGTGACCTGTGTGCTCTGCTCTCACTCCGCCCCTTTGTCAGAGAAGGACCGCCTCCTAAAGCACCTAGTACTGGTGCACAAGCTGGTCATCGCTGATGTCAAACTCATCGCTGACTTTCCTAA ATACATGGAATACTGGAAGAACAGAATCTCTGAGCAACCCATCACAGATTTCTGCAGTGTGATCAAGACTAACTCACAGGGCCCTGTTG AAAAACAGGAGCACTACTTCCTTCTGTGCGATGTCCTGCCAGAGGACAGGGTCCTCAGAGAACATCTACAACAGAAACGACTG GAGGAGATCCTGGAgcagcagcagagggagagggatgacgACAGCTTCCAGCGCATCTGCATGTTCTGCAATGACGAGTTCAATGGGAACAGGTCGTCACTGCTCAACCACATGGCCAGGGAGCACTCGTTCAACGTGGGACTGCCTGACAACATAGTGTACTGCGTAGAGTTCCTTGACCACCTACAGAGCAAACTGGATAA TCTGCAGTGCCTGTATTGTGAGAAAACATTCAGAGACAAGACGACACTGAAGGATCACATGAGAAAGAAACAGCACCGCAGAATCAATGGCAACAACAGCGAGTATGACTGCTTCTACATTATCAACTACCTG GAGCTGGGGAAAACATGGGAAGAGGTCCAATCTGAGGATGATCGGGAGATGGAGGATGAAGATGA tGATTGGTCAGACTGGCAGGCTCACCCAGTGTGTGCTGTGTGCCTGTTCTGTGAGCAGCAGTCAGAGAGCATGGAGAAGATCTACACACACATGGAG GAAACCCACGGATTTGATCTGCACAAGTTGAAGACCGAACTCA ATCTGCGGTTCTACCAGCAGGTCAAACTGGTAAACTACATCAGACGAGAGATCCACCAGTGCCGTTGCTACGGTTGCCAGGAAAAGTTTGGGTCCAAACCTGAGGTTATACGTCATGTAATGGAGGCAGGTCACGTGATGCAGCTACCCGAGACGTCAACCTGGGACCAACCACA GTATTACTTCCCCACCTATGAGAACGACGCCCTCCTCTGTGCCTTGTCGGACAGTGACAGTGAATCGGAACACACAGGCCCTTGGAGAGACGTCCCTGTCATAGCTGAGGACATCTCTAACCTGAAAGTCCTGAAGCAGACCAGCGTCCTCAGCCACCTTCTGAAGAACACAGACAGCTCTAGTTAA
- the znf277 gene encoding zinc finger protein 277 isoform X2, which produces MAACVEKKMNSDEQEWILEPLCFPEQPATDIGTNSSSHHDMEVVTCVLCSHSAPLSEKDRLLKHLVLVHKLVIADVKLIADFPKYMEYWKNRISEQPITDFCSVIKTNSQGPVEKQEHYFLLCDVLPEDRVLREHLQQKRLEEILEQQQRERDDDSFQRICMFCNDEFNGNRSSLLNHMAREHSFNVGLPDNIVYCVEFLDHLQSKLDNLQCLYCEKTFRDKTTLKDHMRKKQHRRINGNNSEYDCFYIINYLELGKTWEEVQSEDDREMEDEDDDWSDWQAHPVCAVCLFCEQQSESMEKIYTHMEETHGFDLHKLKTELNLRFYQQVKLVNYIRREIHQCRCYGCQEKFGSKPEVIRHVMEAGHVMQLPETSTWDQPQYYFPTYENDALLCALSDSDSESEHTGPWRDVPVIAEDISNLKVLKQTSVLSHLLKNTDSSS; this is translated from the exons ATGGCTGCCTGCGTGGAGAAAAAAATGAATTCAG ATGAACAGGAGTGGATACTGGAGCCTCTGTGTTTCCCTGAGCAGCCTGCTACAGACATCGGCACCAACTCATCCTCTCATCATGACATGGAGGTGGTGACCTGTGTGCTCTGCTCTCACTCCGCCCCTTTGTCAGAGAAGGACCGCCTCCTAAAGCACCTAGTACTGGTGCACAAGCTGGTCATCGCTGATGTCAAACTCATCGCTGACTTTCCTAA ATACATGGAATACTGGAAGAACAGAATCTCTGAGCAACCCATCACAGATTTCTGCAGTGTGATCAAGACTAACTCACAGGGCCCTGTTG AAAAACAGGAGCACTACTTCCTTCTGTGCGATGTCCTGCCAGAGGACAGGGTCCTCAGAGAACATCTACAACAGAAACGACTG GAGGAGATCCTGGAgcagcagcagagggagagggatgacgACAGCTTCCAGCGCATCTGCATGTTCTGCAATGACGAGTTCAATGGGAACAGGTCGTCACTGCTCAACCACATGGCCAGGGAGCACTCGTTCAACGTGGGACTGCCTGACAACATAGTGTACTGCGTAGAGTTCCTTGACCACCTACAGAGCAAACTGGATAA TCTGCAGTGCCTGTATTGTGAGAAAACATTCAGAGACAAGACGACACTGAAGGATCACATGAGAAAGAAACAGCACCGCAGAATCAATGGCAACAACAGCGAGTATGACTGCTTCTACATTATCAACTACCTG GAGCTGGGGAAAACATGGGAAGAGGTCCAATCTGAGGATGATCGGGAGATGGAGGATGAAGATGA tGATTGGTCAGACTGGCAGGCTCACCCAGTGTGTGCTGTGTGCCTGTTCTGTGAGCAGCAGTCAGAGAGCATGGAGAAGATCTACACACACATGGAG GAAACCCACGGATTTGATCTGCACAAGTTGAAGACCGAACTCA ATCTGCGGTTCTACCAGCAGGTCAAACTGGTAAACTACATCAGACGAGAGATCCACCAGTGCCGTTGCTACGGTTGCCAGGAAAAGTTTGGGTCCAAACCTGAGGTTATACGTCATGTAATGGAGGCAGGTCACGTGATGCAGCTACCCGAGACGTCAACCTGGGACCAACCACA GTATTACTTCCCCACCTATGAGAACGACGCCCTCCTCTGTGCCTTGTCGGACAGTGACAGTGAATCGGAACACACAGGCCCTTGGAGAGACGTCCCTGTCATAGCTGAGGACATCTCTAACCTGAAAGTCCTGAAGCAGACCAGCGTCCTCAGCCACCTTCTGAAGAACACAGACAGCTCTAGTTAA